Genomic DNA from Plasmodium yoelii strain 17X genome assembly, chromosome: 3:
TCGTACAATTCTCAGTTCATTCTAGATCGCAAACAATATTGctaatattgttatattgttatattgctatattgttatattgctatattgttatatttttatatttttatattttcagcATTTTCAGCATTTTCAGCATTTTCAACACTTTCAACACTTAAAAGTATAAATTACGATTTGCTTCCTTTAATTTTGTATtgaattgtttttatttttgcgTTTTCCATCTAGCTATTTTGCTCGCCCTCTCTTTTGATGTCGTacaattttgaatttttttttcctttttctttgacaaaatatgtaaaggaataaaattatttatatgatataaaaatattttatttgtattatcataattttttaaatcatattCTTGTgctttccttttttttctcaaagtatacatataatgcatgtacatatatttccACACTATTTTATATCTTTGGCATATCTCATTTTTTGAAGTaaaatatttagaaaaagaaaaggggaaggaaaatatattgcttcgaattttattttatctattactcaatattttctttttttttcctttttttttcctttttttctctttttttttttctctttttttttctcttttttttttccctttttttttcccttttttttcccttttttttttcccttttttttttcccttttttttccctttttttcatttcgCTTTGCCATGGAAAACTTAAAAAACATTTCTCCAATTGATGGGAGATACAAAAATAGTTGTAAAGAGATTTCCGAATATTTCTCAGAATATgcattaataaaatataggaTATATGTTGAAATACAATggcttatttttttgaatgataaagaatttttttttaaaaagttaAGTGCAGAATCAATTGACAAATTACACAAAATAGCAGATATAAATGATGAAGATGCATTAAGATTAAAAGAAATTGAAAAAGAAACAAATCATGATGTTAAGGCAGtagaatattttattaaagaaaaaataagtCAAAGTAATAATGAacttgataatataaaagaataTGTACATTATTTATGTACTAGTGaggatataaataatatagcATATggtatatgtataaaattatgtttacataatataataatacctCATATAGAACAAATAATGAATCGATTAAAAGAGTTAGCATCTGAATATAGTCATGTTGCTATATTATCTAGAACCCATGGTCAACCTGCATCTGCAACAACCTTTGGAAAAGAAATGGCTAACTATTTTGATAGATTAAAAAGACATATATctacattaaaaaatataaaaatatatggaaaaTTTAATGGTGCAGTTGGAAATTTCAATGCTCATAAAATagctaataataatattgattggattagtaatataaaatattttgtagaaaaatattttaacattAATTATAGTTTATATTGTACACAAATACAAGATCATGATTATATTTGTGAAATTTCAGATGCATTAGGAAGAATTAATTCGACACTTTTAGATTTATCAATAGATATAtggttatatatatcaaataatttattaaaattaaaaaatataaaaaatgaaattggAAGTAGTACTATGCctcataaaataaatccaATTGATTTTGAAAATGCTGAAGGAAATTTACATCTAGCTAATGCACTTTTTAAAGCATTCAGTGCAAAATTATCTATAAGTAGATTACAAAGAGATTTATCTGATTCAACAGTTTTACGAAATATTGGAACTTCATATGCATATTCTCTTATTTCATACAAATCTATTTTAAAAGGTTTAGGAAAAAttgatataaatgaaaaagcAGCATATCAAGAATTAAACAATAATTGGAGTACTTTAGCTGAACCCGTTCAaattgtcttaaaaaattataattttccaaaTGCTTatgaagaattaaaaaactTTACACGTGGAAAAAATGTTGATAAAGAACTAATGCaacaatatattaaaacaaaatcaGAATTTATACCTCCAAATTCTATAAGTCAATTATTAAATCTTAGTcctaatacatatataggATATGCCGATTATTTGGCTACTAATGTTGATAAAATAGAATTGGATAAGAAACATGAAATGAGCGATACCTCCAAAAAAACACCATAAAATTGGCATCTCTACAACTGGTTACGTCTTTTATGAGGTGCATAAGTTAGCCATTTCAGAGATAGCCATTTCAGAGATAGCCATTCAAAGTTAGGCATTTCAAAGTTAGGCATTTCAAAGTTAGGCATGTTTCAAAATAGCGAAGCAGCAAAGTggtaaaacaaataaatgtaGTAATCAAAGTTAATATATCATGGAAactaaaataattaaaataattaaaattccGCAAAAACAGTAATTTACTGAATGCGCACTGAGTAATTCGATACAGCTAGTACCGTTTAATTTATATCCAGATGGACatgaacattttattatccCACTTTCCATTTTTTCACACAATAAATTTTCTCCACATCCCCCATTATTCACTGAACAATCTTCTTCATCATCATCTTCATCTTCATCATCTTCTTCTTCATCATCAGAGTGAATGGAATTTTGGGAATCGCCATTTGTATTACCTACCAAAATGTGTTATGTACACATAAAGGAGAGGAATGAAAAtcattttgtgtttttttttcgctttccatttttttccttGCATTTTTTCGCTTTCCATTTTTTCCTTCATTTTTTGTTACCTGGTTGTACTGAAGGTTCGGGCTGTGGTGGATTTGAAGCAGTTCCAGTTTTAGGGGATTCAGATAGATTTGTATTTTCAGATTTGCTTTGAGAATTTGGTATATTATCACCATTTAGTTTATCTGATTTGTTTGTATTTCCTTTGTTAGCATCTGGGTTTGAATTATGATTATCCTCATTTTGATTCAAACTAGTAGATGGATTAGCAGAGGGGGGATCTCCTAAAATTCTTTTAgcacaaaatatattacgttgatatttttttgtattaattaaagaaatttcatgaacatttttaaatgatattaataaaacaaCAAAGAGATTAATAATTGATAAGTAATTTGtgattttcatttttttgaaaaattaaaataattgttgaaaaaaatgattattaaaattaaaaaaaaatgcaaaaccCTCCAAATGAAACAACCAGTTTTTTATGAGAAAAATtgacaaatataaaaatgtgtaaatatatacaattaaagattattattaaatatatgcaattaaaaattattattaaagattattattaaaaatagaaaactaCTCAAATGCtaaacatatttaatatagcCCCCAAATGTTACAACATTATTATGTTCCTCATCtttcaaattattaaaagCTTTGCAACTAATTCATAAGTATAAATTTATACCAAATTTAGTTCTTTgtgtatttaaaaatatctttattaataaaaattaaatcatatttaaaaaaaaaaaatgataataaattatattttacacACTTGCAATATCttatcattaataaatttattaatattaaaagacctaaaaaaaattatgtaaatatgttttattaaaaatgtaatatatagcACTATTGAATCTGTATTTCcttacatatataaaaacacaTTCCTCACAATAATACCCCCAAAAATTAATAACCAATTAGTTATTAATCTTTCCATCATTTTcgttaaattaaaaaataataaatatattatcatgaatttttttaattttttaaattgtgtaagccattaataaaatttatgaaaaaaaagtgacgataatataaataatagttCTCCATTTAAAGGATAttgaatttattaaatatatacaaagaatgtatgtattttttttttttctttcaaaatttttggacaaaagtgaaataaaacaaatatagtTATAACATTAATGAGTTAAACACATAATGGAAATATTAGCATATTGTTAATtcaaaatgttaaaataaaattaataacaaCATTTAAATTAAAGCTCAATACCAAGTATCTTTTAATACACTAAAGAATAAGGAAATAATTTTAGCTTATTGAAATATGTCAcacattttgttcatttttctcttttaatgatttaaaaTGTTAGAGATAATGTATAATTCCGTGGTTCATATTTTAAACGCATTTATAAAGTATGCATGTAACACTTTTAAGTTGATAAGTTATATAATTgtctttcatttttatccCATATATAAGCGTATGCCCAAAGAATGTattattgatattttttgGAGAGaactataatttttttaatttttaaaaatggtGTGAATAAATACACATaccatatattattttgcaacatacattttttcatcatatcCAAGTTGTGTCTTtacgaaaaaatatatagctttatagtttttctatatattttattaatgtaCTATGTGACCTTAATAGTATGTTATTTTTCTCTAACAGTACATAGTGCCACCCTTTTGCTAaaactatttattttattatcaaccAATTATACcccaaaaaatgaaaaaattcgaaaaaaatatattattataactcATATGAATGCAGTTGTGGTTTTGTTAAATactattttgtttttcattCATTTTCTATTCATTTTtctattcatattttataaattttaagtAAACCATATGTGGTActcaaaaattatttatacacACCGCAATGtacatttttcatataaaaataatattacaattataattaaaaaaattattaacaattAAGGTAAAAATAGTAccaattataattaaaaaaaaaaataataatatatgagtagcttttatttatgtttttttttttttttttactaacCCAAGATAAGCTACTTAAGATATAGTACTATACATTTTGtgcataataaaaaaaaataattataagcACATATTAAGAATAAATAATACATGCAAAATACCAagcaataaataatatacgtaatatattattaagaAAAACTACGTAttgctttttttattaagtgtatatattattcgtTTTTAATTTCCTATGCTATATTTCCTTGAAAAAAAGCagaaaattttgataattaaataaaaattaagacattattttatacgatattatttttattcatttatttgttcattcattttaatacatcatttttttttatttttaatttttgaatGAATAAAGAACATTCCATAATTGTTTTTTGATTATCATGCCAAATAAAACATTCATTTCATATTTCACATTTCACAATTCTATACCTTACCACCCAATGGGTTTACgcaattcatatatataaattttaaatagcttaaaaatataacaaaaaaagtaaatatatatatatatatatatatatatatatatatttatttaaaacatGTTCCTAAACATTTAGCTAAGATTactgtaaaataaaatttatttgtatgTTGTTcgatatacatatatatgcttaAAATCACATTTTGTACATGTGTgaattgttatatatatatatttttgtgtgtatatataattgcaaATTCcacaaaaatatacaattcatattattagtattgattttatcacattttttgttaatataatatttaatcaaTTTAGCTAGTTGGTATGATTTTTAagtctataaaatatgacTGATACATAATATTATGAACATTTATATGAACATGTTAGAATAATTTTACTTTTCctaatatttttgttattgtttttttgtgaaaatatataaaaaatattgttaataagtctatgttaataattattaaatttataaaattatatgccATGAAAAAGAATATGTTTTCTCAAGTTCAAACTAGACCCTTAATAAAAAACCTAAcaattttgaaatattattaaaacataaaaaagggtacatattaatttttaaaatgtaaaaaaaaaatataaatcatgtttacacatttttttttgttaccTTAATATTTGATTTCAGTCCTGGTTTTAGgtgtcttttttttatttttttacaccatatgtttatttatataaacacctatatattttttctttatttttgtatgtTAAAAGCATTTTTAACACATTTTATGATTTacaacattattatataaatttttttgcaTACCCTCACTTAAACTTTTACTATTTTTcctattattaattttttttttttttgtgtgcaacttttgataaatattttataaaaaatatatacacattacaaaaaataaagtaacatataaaaattggaACCCTTCATTAAGCGATTAGCTTTTCCATGCCCCAATACtttatatagtttattatatgttGATTTATTAATGTGGCCCTAATGGATAAACATATATCAGATATGTTATATTCCTATAATCACAATAATGTTAACATTCCGTTTGAAGATGATAAAACAAAGAGATCACGTAAAAATCTTATAAATccttataaatttaaagaaccaatacaaataaataaagacattaatttttataataataaaatagaaatTGACCAAACGTGTTGTATAAATCAAAAAGATACAAACAAAAgtaaaaatgtatttaaaaaaaatcaaatttcTACAAAACCGTTAACTAGTTTAGAGGACACTTTGGATAATTCTATGTTAAACAATTCAATTAGcgaaaatgtaaataaaaataaaaataaaaataacaagtTTTCAAATTTATGTAGCGATTATAAAGAAGCTGCAGATGATAATCAcgaatttaatataataaacaattttaaaaattgtggAAACACACAAAAATTCAgcaaaaatgtaataattcAAGACGACAcaaataacaaattttacACACCAAAAAAAGAAAGTTTAGAAAttgaaatgaaaaatgataaaaatgttaatatcCTTACagaggaattaaaaaaacaaactaTAGCATCCCTTCAAGATTcgaattttaaaaatatagagaCTCGGTTATTAAGAAGACATACAACttgtgaaaatgaaaaaaaggaaatatttttaaaacagaATTACAAAAACGAAAATTTATCATTTACaacaaatgtatataatactaATTCAAAATGtttcaataaaaaaaaaaattcagataataatttattaaaaggtAATAGTTTTTCTGCAAGTTATGACAATTCCATGGATGGGCACACAAAAAAAGATATTGAATATCCtactaaattatatatgttcAATAAGGTAACAAATAATGATGCCAAAGTTATAGATAGTCAGAAAGAaaaatctatatatatagataaaaaaggGTTATTTAAAGATGTGTGCAAATCTTATATGGACCAAAAATTAGAAATATGGTATGAAACTGACAATCATTCAAATAAAGAGGATGATCAGGAAAATTTTATATGTGATGGAAATAAAAGAGAAATACAAAACATGGTATTAAATTGCTCAAATTCCATTTTGAATATAAGTAACATAAATATGGATGTCAAATCTGACTATAATATATCTAATACTGTACACATTGGTAATAGCACATATATTGGCAACAAAGTAATTGTGgctggaaaaaaaaaaaaaaaaaaaccaacCACTAAGCAGGGGGAAACACACACCTGCAAAATTGGTCAggaaaatattgaaaaaataaatgttgaGAAGGGGGAAGTTGCAAAGGAATCAAACATTTCCAATGCGATTGATTTTGTTCCATTACGAAGTAATAGTGACCACTCAGGTAATTTTTGTGAAAAGAAAAGCGattattataacattatCGATTCCAACGAAaaaaatgtggaaaaaaaaaatataaaaaatgtaaaaaatgtaaaaaatataaaaaattttgaacaCTTTGaacattttgaaaatataaaaaaaataacagatTTCAAAGATAATTCCCCAAATTTATATTCATGGAAAAAAACTGTTTTTGAGACTctcagaaaaaataaaaattgcgAAAACAAAGGCAGCAATGATAGTAGCAATGATAGTAGCAATAATAGTAGCAATAATAGTAGCAATATTATGGATGAAGAAAACGTTTTGGAAAAGAAACAATATGTGAACGTTATGAACCCGCTAAAATCTTCGATTGtggaaaaaaaggaaaaaataatagtaccCACCGacatagaaaaaaattatagcaGTAATCAATGTAACAGAAATTGCGTAAAATGTAGTATTTTAAATTtgagtaataaaaaaaataattgttttaacaatttttgtCACACAAGTAGTGATAATAATAGCAGTAATGAACATATTATGGGAAAGAagaattgtaaaaaaattgtaaaaaaaaaaaaaaataaaaataacccGCGGAATAGTATAAAAAATGTCACTTTAATTAATGCcaaaaattgtaataatgataaaaaaaaaaaaaaaaacatagaTGATTTTTTTCCaagtacatattttttattatctaacGGTGctgaaaaaacaaatttatcgAGCTCAGacattattgaaaaaaaaaaattgtataataatttaaatatgataaaaaataaatattcaatttattcagataatataaaagtaaaaaattcagctatatataatgtaacTAATAAAGAAGAGGAAATGTTAAAGGACGAGAAAACGAAAGAAAAATGTGGAAATGGAATTTCATTGAATATGCCAAAAAAGAAAGAAGAACAAAACGCTGGAAAAATGGAAGAAAATTGTATCGATTTCGTAAAATGTGAAAATGAATTATCAAATTGTGTCTTCAAAAGGGCCAATTACTTTTGCAACGAAATGGAAAATGGCAGTGAAGAAATGAAAAGTGGTAGTGAAGAAATAAACGATGCAAGAAATGTGTGTGGGCaaaataattgtaaaaaGAACAATGCTATGCATGACATTTTGTCAAAcaatcaaatgattataaaagatatcgaagaaataaaaaagaataaattattttttgaggAAATTTGTGTGTTTAGAATGAACGAATATACAGAAGAATCGGAACAAAGcgatatttataattatagtGATATAAAAAGCGAACTTTATCAAAGTGAAGATGATTATAACAAGGAACTTAAAAGAAAACCAATAAACTTATTTGAATTAGGTTCTTATAATGATATAGATATAACAAAATtcgaattaaataaaaattgttatgaACATTTAAATGATGAAGTTaccaaattaataaaagaagAGGAAAATTATAATCTTGAAATGAATATTGGTTTAATGtttaagaaatatataaatgtaatcATGAATTTgtcttataattatttaattataaaaaaaaatgaaaagaatGTATTAACATGtatatcatataataatataattgaaaTAGATATTGTTAAAAAGAATacaaaaaaagggaaaatttcttttaaattggtatatgtttttaaaaaaaaagaattaaaagcagaaaaaaatatcactttgatttttaaaacaaCCAAAATGggaatttatgaaaaaataaaagaaaaaattggACCATTATTTAATAGTGGTAAAATGAAAAGTTCTTTTATTGGTAATAACAGAAACAACAATATTGTTAGAGGAAAAACAGGTACTGTTTcaaaaattgataaaaaaaaaatatatatagatgtAGAAACGGTatataactatattataaacaaatataaacaagtACATTTGTTATATCTAAATCATTTACTTCAAATGAGTGaaaagaaatttaaaaaaaaaagcatgAAACAAGGTTTTGAAATTCTAAGACTAAATTGTGAATACACAAAAGAGATAGAAGAGAttagaaaaaagaaaaacaaattaataaatgattttacaaataaattcgaatattatattaaaaaatatatccaaaaaaattattttaatatattattaataaaaagttatgaaacacattttataaattaccaaaaaaaaacaaataatatgttaTTTAATGTAATAGTTAAAGAAAAAAGTGCatatgaagaaaatattgGAAGACAatcaattttattactatttaatGCACTAACAAGTTTGTATAAAAGTAAAATGTCTAAATATTTTCGTAGTTTTGTAAATAACAATAGAAATTTTAGTAAAGGAAAAAATGCATTTTCTTATACATTAACCCATATAAATACGATATTAGTAAAATATGAAACAAGACATAAAGCATTTGTATTATCAAgattaaaatttaattataacaATGTTagttatttttcatttattatgtataaaacatatttaaaaaaattatttttaggATATATATGTTTACGAGATAATCGAATATTTATTAAGttaataattgaaaaaaatgtaattaaattaataaatagaATTAGTAGAGTTATTGAAAATCAGAAATATTATGCTTTTCTTAAATTacagaaatatatatatgaagaaaaagaaaagattaataaaaaaatatgtgatAACCTTATGTATacaaataatgaattatgTAATAATATGGATAAAATTGGAATGGAAAAAGgtattaatatattagaatatttatacaaatttaaaattaaagaaaacttgattaaatatttttatattttaaaggGTTCTCAAGTAAATGTTTCAATAtctcaaaataaatattatataaaatattcttcaatttttgtatttgttttgaataaaatatttcaaaaaaaagtTCAAGATATTTTACTTCATTTTGTTCTTAAATGTTtccaaaataataataaaaataagttaaTATATTCTACAAAAAAtttagaattattatttatgcaaaaagaaaaaagagaTGTCATATCAATACTCCGattttatgataaatttCCATATCttttcaaatataaaaatatgaacaaagcAGAAATATTTACAGCTTGTATTCAAAATTTTGTGAACACATATAATAGAAAGCTTTtactaaattttttattaaaattacattttttacgatataaagaaaaatttatgaaagcatataattgtataggtcatatatacaattttacaaatatattgagcaaaaaaattaaaaaaacgaTAAAATTTCCATTTATGTTACTTTTACAAAATGTCCGAATTATTAATAACCAAATTTTAATGCATAGactcaaaattaaaaaaaaaacacaattaaaaaatagcAATCATACAAGAACATT
This window encodes:
- a CDS encoding adenylosuccinate lyase, putative — translated: MENLKNISPIDGRYKNSCKEISEYFSEYALIKYRIYVEIQWLIFLNDKEFFFKKLSAESIDKLHKIADINDEDALRLKEIEKETNHDVKAVEYFIKEKISQSNNELDNIKEYVHYLCTSEDINNIAYGICIKLCLHNIIIPHIEQIMNRLKELASEYSHVAILSRTHGQPASATTFGKEMANYFDRLKRHISTLKNIKIYGKFNGAVGNFNAHKIANNNIDWISNIKYFVEKYFNINYSLYCTQIQDHDYICEISDALGRINSTLLDLSIDIWLYISNNLLKLKNIKNEIGSSTMPHKINPIDFENAEGNLHLANALFKAFSAKLSISRLQRDLSDSTVLRNIGTSYAYSLISYKSILKGLGKIDINEKAAYQELNNNWSTLAEPVQIVLKNYNFPNAYEELKNFTRGKNVDKELMQQYIKTKSEFIPPNSISQLLNLSPNTYIGYADYLATNVDKIELDKKHEMSDTSKKTP